ATAAAAGTTAAGATAAAATAGtaattgaaaaaaaaaaaacaaaaaaaaaagcaaaacaaaatagaacaaaacaaaacaaaacaaaacaaGATGGAGAAATAGAATAAAAAAGTTATTCTTGgtatatatgatatatatcattataataataaaatggttatattaataatatatttatatatatgttcccatttgtttaataaataattaagtaatattattgaaaaaaaaaaaaaaaaatgtttgTTTCTTAAgaatttttgttttctttaACTTCTgaagataaaaatagaatgttaatattattcaaagagagaaaatattaaaattatgaatctaactattaaatatataataaaaacaattcCTAAAACTGCAAGTGTTATTGCAACAAAGAATAAAGCTTTAAGTCTTTCCCTGTCCTCTCTATTTAATTCATTAAGGAATTGAAATACTTGATATTTATTACGTAAATAATTAACTCTATGTTTATTCATTCtttcaaaaaaattttcaaataattttataaactTTTTATTCACTGCATCAGCTTGTTCTTTGTTTTGAGCATTAGAATTTTTAGAATTATCTTTATCACTTAAAGTTGCTCTTTCTTTTCTAAGTTGTTTTTCATGCAATGAAATGTcttcattatcatttaattcatttaattGTTCATGTGATACTTCAGATACTGTGtgatcataatatatttcttctaatatattatttacttCAGTTCCAAAactttcttctttattagGTGTATTCATATCTTCCAATGCACGTTcataatcattttttatttctaatAATTTTGTATCATACTTATTATCTAATACgtgataaaaattattatcacttttattttgtttcGTATTATTTGTTTCTTCTCCATAGttttcaatattataaGGATCTACTTCACTTAGAGAGGGTCCATTTAATTcataatcattattatcattttctgCTTCACATAATAGTCTAATAAAATGCCCATATTCTTTTCTATTATTTACTGtgtaatttttatttgaaattttgttttttgaCAGCTACAAAGGtagaaatgaaaaaatataaatataaacataaatataaatataaatatatgtatatataaatatatggatataataaatatatgtatatataaatatatgtatatataaatatatgtatatataaatatatgtatatataaatatatgtatatataaatatatggatataataaatatatgtatatataaatatatggatataataaatatatgtatatataaatatatgtatatataaatatatgtatatataaatatatggatatataaatatatggatatataaatatatggatataataaatatatgtatatataaatatatgtatatataaatatatgtatatataaatatatggatatataaatatatggatatataaatatatgtatatataaatatatgtatccattttcatataaagTGAAACATTACATAAatgaacaatatatatatatatatatatatatatatattatgtgtataaaaaaatttttatatttttttttttttacctCATTAAAATAGTTCACTTCTATTGTTGTGTGTAGAATGGTACATAAAACCAGTTCAAGAAACAAAACGAATaatcttattttattattagttacatattttttaaaattcctttttttttctagagtatttttattatttgtctttttaaaattttgttCACTTTTCATAAGagatattttattaaatgtttTATGAATCAtgttgtattttttattttttttatttttttataaaatttaatgGACCAAAACacaaaatttatatatatgaagaattaaatatgcatattttagaaataagaaaaatgtagatataatattgaaagtataataataatgacataaaaatttggaaattatttatttttatatatatataattaaaatagatacaacaattatatataataaatcatttaataaaaaaaattatagtATTACTAattaattatgaaaaaaaaaaaaaaataataataaaattaaacTAATAGTTTAACAAGATtcttatattaaaagagaataaatatattttttcattttttttattatgtatcaaaattatatataataatatcgTACATGTATTTTTAGGAGTAAAATTACAAGgttttaaaaagaatatcTANNNNNNNNNNNNNNNNNNNNNNNNNNNNNNNNNNNNNNNNNNNNNNNNNNNNNNNNNNNNNNNNNNNNNNNNNNNNNNNNNNNNNNNNNNNNNNNNNNNNaaaaaaaaaaaaaaaattaattattacattaaaggaatttttcttaatttatattttatttgaattaaatatatatattatatgtatatatatgaactTTTTGATACTAATTTCCCTACACAGAGTTTGTataattttgatttattctattcataataatttttttttgaatttacaataattatatattcatatacAATTAATTTTTCCTAATTTATCAATTCcataattaaattattgagattatattcaattattttctatatatagtaaaaaaaaaaaattctttaCACAAATTCTATATGTttgtttaaaaataatatggacaattttttattctattttatttatttttttttattttgattcTAAATACAATAAACTTAAATCCCTTTGTAACTAATAAAACTTCCTGCTTTAACTTGTTTTAACTTTGTACAATACacatcatatattttttatattttattagctgaatattttattttaggtattttttcataaattCTAGAATGTTTTATTAAGGAAATATAAAGTATCTTTATCAAAAAGATTGatagtataatatatatatatatatatatatatatatatatataattacattatattattaattttgtattatatcACATGTTATAACATGAAAAGAATTccaataatatatattatagataatattcaatatttacatttgtgtaatttatatttggTTTTATAATTTGGACGTTTTgcattttatatttcttaacTTGGTGActtattaatttattttgtatttctatattatacatattttagttaattaaaatattccATAATAACTTTCTAAGGGTTTAAGAAAAGTATAATTACATATTAATGTcatttgtaaaaaataataatattttccatttttatttatttattttttcatatatatggtatagaattattttaaactataagttttatataattttttcaagacatcaaatttaaaattttgattgaattaataaaagttaaaaaacaaaaaaataaataaaaaataatatattgattATGTAACCCgaagaattattattatatattataagacaaatatatttataattttattgttaggaaaaaaaaagtattgtaagtattattaaaagaatttatAATCGTTTCTAttaaaacattatatatatatatatatacatatgtattaagtgtttctttaaatttaatcataaaatatatgattaaGCTAATTGGATAATTTAGCAAAATAAatttacaaaatgaaatttttattaaaactgataatatttcaataaatattttcaataataaatatatttctaatatatatatatatatatatatatatatatatatgtatatatttatttattcatttatatatatatatttttttttttataaaagaattatattataaactTTATAAGGTTGAATATACATGTATTAGGGACttttaatatgttattttattattgtattatTGTTTTAATGTCAccttatttaaaatataattttgtatatacaactaaattattatatatgaatgtattattcataaaatggacatatcaaaataatgacatatattagaaatcatattatgtaatataattttatattaattttttgtttacAAATTCAGAAAagtacatataataatgatttaatatttaatgtGTATTAATAAAAGGAATCACACCTATTAcatgatatataatatgtaaatacTAGTGAGAGAAGccgaaaaaaaaaaaaaaagaaaaaaaaaagcaatattcatcataaaaatatacacttcaacataaaaattaatatatcatttaatatagGATAATGATCcaattatattatttcatgtgtataaattatattaggattaataaaaaaagaattttttttttttttttatatgtaataaaatatacatttttttttttaaataaattttaactgttttataaaatgtatagaattatttttatgaaattatttgaatttaCAAATAATTCCTAAGAATTATAAAGATAAGAGAATATAACATTTAAGGTATCTATATCTCATAcgttaaaaaaaaatatttttttttcctcttAATTTTTCAAGTTATAACTTTGTATTAATagtttattattattttatataggatcatatatatatatattttaatccatataattattaataaatataaaaaagtgaaactttttttaaacCACATATTTTAACTATTATGATTAATTACgttttataaaatacat
The window above is part of the Plasmodium reichenowi strain SY57 chromosome 7, whole genome shotgun sequence genome. Proteins encoded here:
- a CDS encoding putative exported protein (Plasmodium exported protein, unknown function), with protein sequence MKSEQNFKKTNNKNTLEKKRNFKKYVTNNKIRLFVLFLELVLCTILHTTIEVNYFNELSKNKISNKNYTVNNRKEYGHFIRLLCEAENDNNDYELNGPSLSEVDPYNIENYGEETNNTKQNKSDNNFYHVLDNKYDTKLLEIKNDYERALEDMNTPNKEESFGTEVNNILEEIYYDHTVSEVSHEQLNELNDNEDISLHEKQLRKERATLSDKDNSKNSNAQNKEQADAVNKKFIKLFENFFERMNKHRVNYLRNKYQVFQFLNELNREDRERLKALFFVAITLAVLGIVFIIYLIVRFIILIFSLFE